One Dokdonia sp. Dokd-P16 genomic window carries:
- a CDS encoding DUF58 domain-containing protein, producing the protein MDTKELLKKVRKIEIKTRRLSDHIFGGEYHSTFKGRGMTFSEVRQYQFGDDVRNIDWNVTARYSEPYIKVFEEERELTMMLVADVSGSEFFGTDKQFKNEIVTEVAATLAFSAMQNNDKIGLILFTDEIELFIPPKKGKSHVLRIIRELLEFKPKSKKTDLSQAIKYLSNVMKKKAIVFVLSDFITDGYEQTMKIAANKHDITGIRIYDQREESIPSLGIVQMEDEETGELMLVNTSSKKVRNDYTNYYRERVDYFKETFKRSGAGVIDVRTDESYVKKLLGYFKRRG; encoded by the coding sequence TTGGATACTAAGGAACTCTTAAAGAAAGTACGCAAGATTGAGATAAAGACACGTAGACTGTCTGATCATATCTTTGGTGGCGAGTACCACTCAACGTTTAAAGGACGTGGTATGACTTTTTCTGAGGTGAGACAATATCAATTTGGTGATGATGTGCGTAATATAGATTGGAATGTAACCGCTCGCTATAGCGAGCCTTACATTAAAGTCTTTGAAGAAGAGCGCGAACTCACCATGATGCTCGTGGCAGATGTTTCTGGGTCAGAATTTTTTGGTACAGATAAGCAATTCAAAAACGAGATTGTTACAGAAGTTGCTGCGACGCTAGCCTTTAGCGCCATGCAGAATAACGATAAAATAGGTCTCATCCTTTTTACAGATGAGATAGAATTATTTATACCTCCTAAAAAAGGAAAGTCGCACGTACTCCGAATCATACGCGAACTACTAGAGTTTAAGCCAAAATCTAAGAAAACAGATCTTTCTCAAGCTATTAAGTACTTGAGTAATGTAATGAAGAAGAAAGCAATTGTTTTTGTGCTTTCAGATTTTATAACAGATGGCTATGAGCAAACGATGAAAATCGCTGCAAATAAACATGATATTACAGGCATACGCATTTACGATCAGCGTGAAGAAAGCATTCCAAGTCTAGGTATTGTACAGATGGAAGATGAAGAAACTGGTGAGCTCATGCTTGTAAATACAAGTTCAAAAAAGGTGCGTAACGATTACACTAATTATTACCGAGAACGTGTAGATTATTTTAAAGAAACCTTTAAACGTAGTGGTGCAGGAGTGATAGACGTAAGGACAGATGAGAGCTATGTAAAGAAGTTACTAGGCTATTTTAAGAGAAGAGGATAA
- a CDS encoding vWA domain-containing protein: protein MLSNFEFTNPEFFWLFLALPVAIAWYIWKRKKQTPAVKLSSIKGFKTGSSLLPKLRPLLFILRLAALSLIIVALARPRNVEVSTKTKTTKGIDIVIAIDVSASMLAKDLRPNRLEALKKVAASFINGRPNDRIGLIEYAGESFTKTPITSDKSIVLSALKSIQYNNIIEGGTAIGMGLATGVNRLKDSKALSKVIILMTDGENNAGQIDPRIAAELAQEFGIKVYTIGMGTNGMALSPYARNANGTFVYENIQVTIDEELLEEIAATTGGQYFRATNNEKLQEIYDEIDKLERTDVEEFKYTNYEEKYRPLVLLAGLLLLIELLLKYTVFKSFV from the coding sequence ATGCTAAGCAATTTTGAATTTACTAATCCTGAGTTTTTCTGGCTATTTCTAGCACTGCCAGTTGCCATTGCTTGGTATATATGGAAACGCAAGAAGCAAACTCCAGCAGTAAAGCTTTCAAGCATTAAAGGTTTTAAAACTGGAAGCAGCTTACTGCCTAAGCTAAGACCATTATTATTCATATTACGCCTTGCTGCATTAAGCTTAATAATCGTTGCATTAGCGAGACCTCGTAATGTGGAGGTATCTACAAAGACAAAAACTACAAAGGGTATTGATATTGTAATTGCGATAGACGTATCTGCAAGTATGCTAGCAAAAGATTTACGCCCTAATAGACTAGAAGCGCTTAAAAAAGTAGCGGCTAGTTTTATAAATGGACGTCCTAATGATCGTATAGGTCTTATAGAATATGCAGGGGAAAGTTTTACAAAAACACCGATTACCAGCGATAAGAGTATTGTACTAAGTGCGCTAAAAAGCATTCAATATAACAATATTATAGAAGGAGGAACTGCCATAGGTATGGGACTTGCTACGGGTGTAAACCGTCTTAAAGACAGCAAGGCACTAAGCAAGGTGATTATTTTAATGACAGACGGTGAGAATAACGCAGGACAAATAGATCCTCGTATCGCTGCAGAGCTTGCTCAAGAGTTTGGCATTAAAGTATACACCATTGGGATGGGAACAAACGGGATGGCGTTATCGCCGTACGCTCGGAATGCAAATGGAACTTTTGTGTATGAAAACATCCAAGTAACCATTGATGAGGAGCTACTAGAAGAAATTGCAGCCACCACGGGTGGGCAATATTTTAGAGCAACTAATAATGAGAAACTACAAGAAATCTATGATGAGATAGATAAGCTTGAACGTACAGATGTAGAGGAGTTTAAATACACAAACTACGAAGAAAAATATCGCCCGCTTGTGTTACTCGCTGGGTTACTATTACTCATAGAATTACTGTTGAAGTATACAGTATTCAAGAGTTTTGTTTAA
- a CDS encoding vWA domain-containing protein, producing the protein MYLLEEKIWFWLLLAIPAVILLYLGVIIWQRSAQMKFANAKLLKKLSPNRSYFKTGLKVLVVCFAILFLVVGLVNPKIGTKLETVKREGVDVVFAIDVSKSMLAEDIAPNRIEKSKQLVTQIINNLGSDRIGIIAYAGSAYPQLPITTDYSSAKLFLSQMNTDMLSSQGTAIGEAIELAKTYYNDEEQTNRVLFIISDGEDHVGESSNIAEQANDEGIRIFTIGVGKTEGGPIPLKRNGIVQSYKKDQNGETVITRLDDTTLKAIADGANGEYIDGSNTATVVETVQNLLNGMDKKEFEAKQFADFEDQFQWFLGAGLLLLFLDIFLLDRKTSWLKKLNLFNDN; encoded by the coding sequence ATGTATCTATTAGAAGAAAAAATATGGTTTTGGTTACTGCTCGCTATTCCAGCGGTAATACTCTTGTACCTTGGTGTAATAATCTGGCAACGCAGTGCACAGATGAAATTTGCCAATGCTAAGTTACTTAAGAAACTAAGTCCCAACAGATCTTACTTTAAGACTGGTCTCAAAGTATTAGTAGTATGTTTTGCCATATTATTTCTAGTTGTAGGGCTTGTAAATCCTAAAATAGGGACTAAACTAGAAACGGTAAAAAGAGAAGGTGTAGATGTAGTGTTTGCCATAGATGTATCAAAATCTATGCTTGCAGAGGATATCGCTCCTAATCGAATAGAAAAATCAAAACAGCTCGTAACTCAGATTATTAATAATCTAGGCAGTGACCGCATAGGCATCATCGCATATGCTGGTAGTGCTTATCCGCAGCTTCCTATAACTACAGATTATAGTAGTGCAAAGCTCTTCTTGAGCCAGATGAACACAGATATGTTATCTAGTCAAGGAACAGCAATAGGGGAAGCAATCGAACTTGCCAAAACCTACTATAACGACGAAGAACAAACAAATAGAGTATTGTTCATTATTTCTGACGGAGAAGACCACGTAGGGGAATCTTCTAATATAGCAGAGCAAGCAAATGATGAAGGCATCCGTATTTTTACTATTGGGGTAGGGAAAACAGAAGGTGGACCTATTCCTCTTAAACGTAATGGTATCGTACAGTCTTACAAGAAAGATCAAAATGGTGAGACCGTAATTACGCGTCTGGATGATACTACATTAAAAGCGATAGCCGATGGTGCAAATGGAGAATACATTGACGGAAGCAACACTGCCACGGTAGTAGAAACGGTACAGAATTTGCTTAACGGAATGGATAAGAAAGAGTTTGAAGCAAAGCAATTTGCAGATTTTGAAGATCAGTTTCAATGGTTTTTGGGAGCTGGATTATTACTATTGTTTTTAGACATCTTTTTACTAGACCGTAAGACTAGTTGGCTTAAAAAACTAAACCTATTCAACGATAATTAA
- a CDS encoding tetratricopeptide repeat protein: MAPLQGAKDILFIVALLLSFTITAQDKKATPPENPYADQARELIVEGTEAMVNQEGGVVDFNAFAKAESNLRAAISLTPESVPAKYNAGNNYYKNKRWEESTDALVKATAVAQTKKEKHKAFHNLGNALFQQEQWDGAVEAYKNALRADPTDEETRYNLQLAKKEKENDGGGGSDNDDKEDQNEDKKEDEKKKNEEGDGDKKEGEDGDKDETDDKGEEKEDDGEKKEDDNGKPEDKDKKQDGGEGEEDKKQPPPQPRQGQLSPQQVQSLLKAMQDQEKKTQEKMNAQKVKGAKVKTEKDW; encoded by the coding sequence ATGGCTCCCTTACAAGGTGCTAAGGACATACTATTCATAGTTGCCTTGCTCCTTTCATTTACCATCACAGCACAAGATAAAAAAGCGACACCTCCAGAAAATCCTTATGCAGATCAAGCTCGAGAGCTCATTGTAGAAGGGACAGAAGCTATGGTTAATCAAGAAGGTGGTGTTGTTGATTTTAACGCTTTCGCGAAAGCGGAATCAAATTTAAGGGCAGCAATCTCATTGACACCAGAGAGTGTTCCTGCAAAGTATAATGCGGGTAACAATTACTACAAGAACAAAAGATGGGAAGAAAGTACAGATGCGCTGGTTAAAGCCACTGCAGTTGCTCAAACTAAGAAAGAGAAACATAAAGCGTTTCACAATCTTGGGAATGCTTTATTCCAACAAGAGCAATGGGATGGCGCAGTAGAAGCTTATAAAAATGCCTTGCGTGCAGATCCTACAGACGAAGAAACTCGCTATAACCTACAACTAGCAAAAAAAGAGAAAGAAAACGATGGTGGTGGCGGTAGTGATAACGACGATAAAGAAGATCAAAACGAAGATAAAAAAGAAGACGAAAAGAAAAAAAACGAAGAAGGCGACGGAGATAAGAAAGAAGGAGAAGATGGTGACAAAGATGAAACCGATGATAAAGGAGAGGAAAAAGAGGATGATGGAGAAAAGAAGGAAGATGATAATGGAAAGCCTGAAGACAAGGATAAAAAGCAAGATGGTGGCGAGGGTGAAGAAGATAAAAAGCAACCTCCACCACAGCCTAGACAAGGACAGTTATCTCCTCAACAAGTGCAAAGCTTATTAAAAGCTATGCAAGATCAAGAGAAGAAAACGCAAGAAAAGATGAACGCACAGAAAGTGAAAGGTGCAAAAGTCAAAACAGAGAAAGACTGGTAA